In Dermacentor andersoni chromosome 4, qqDerAnde1_hic_scaffold, whole genome shotgun sequence, the following proteins share a genomic window:
- the LOC126537153 gene encoding uncharacterized protein, whose product MSEVIEKSYRNIVRNKVLRLEAAFSGVRTNAIAALGHCDELKQAYDSGVSLMCNVILSNANGFWVALVIISLLLTFASFTSMRLSKQCLKMNRRELAVSEGEPVRHTLKESGQNISSRIRPKAVTGREECGDFRDATSPTDEDLDVTVIGSVQSNRFYGDSVEADHAFRA is encoded by the exons ATGTCTGAGGTCATCGAAAAG AGCTACCGGAACATTGTGAGAAATAAAGTTCTGAGACTCGAAGCGGCATTTTCTGGCGTCCGGACCAAT GCGATCGCTGCTCTTGGACACTGCGATGAGCTGAAACAGGCCTACGACTCCGGGGTGTCGCTTATGTGCAACGTCATCCTGTCAAACGCG AACGGCTTCTGGGTGGCGCTAGTAATCATCTCGCTGCTGCTAACCTTTGCCTCGTTCACGTCTATGCGGCTCTCGAAGCAATGTCTCAAGATGAACAGGCGGGAACTGGCCGTCTCCGAGGGCGAGCCGGTGCGACACACCCTCAAGGAAAGCGGCCAAAA CATTTCGTCCCGTATCCGTCCGAAAGCCGTGACGGGTCGCGAGGAATGCGGCGACTTTCGGGACGCCACGTCACCGACGGACGAGGACCTGGACGTGACGGTCATCGGCAGTGTCCAGAGCAACAGGTTCTACGGCGACAGCGTGGAAGCGGACCACGCGTTCCGCGCCTAA